The following proteins are encoded in a genomic region of Protaetiibacter sp. SSC-01:
- the folE gene encoding GTP cyclohydrolase I FolE: MPIDSERIEAAVVELLRAIGEDPDRPGLAQTPARIAASYAELFAGLDEDPLEHLAESAEFAGEDSSGELVIVRDIAFRSTCEHHLLPFTGVVHVAYAPGERIVGLGKLARVVETLSSRPQLQERLGDQIADAIERGLAPRGVLVVLDARHGCVTARGTRQAHSTTVTVASRGDLADAAERAGVLALIGAGAGSAIPEAELP; encoded by the coding sequence GTGCCCATCGACTCGGAGCGCATCGAGGCGGCCGTCGTCGAACTGCTGCGCGCGATCGGCGAGGACCCGGACCGACCCGGCCTCGCCCAGACGCCTGCGCGCATCGCGGCGTCGTACGCCGAGCTGTTCGCGGGCCTCGACGAGGATCCCCTCGAGCACCTCGCCGAGTCGGCGGAGTTCGCGGGCGAGGACTCGTCGGGTGAGCTCGTGATCGTGCGCGACATCGCGTTCCGCTCCACGTGCGAGCATCACCTGCTGCCGTTCACGGGCGTCGTGCACGTCGCCTACGCGCCGGGTGAGCGCATCGTGGGTCTCGGCAAGCTCGCGCGCGTCGTCGAGACGCTGAGCTCGCGCCCGCAGCTGCAGGAGCGCCTGGGCGACCAGATCGCCGACGCGATCGAGCGGGGTCTCGCCCCGCGCGGCGTGCTCGTCGTGCTCGACGCGCGGCACGGTTGCGTGACGGCGCGCGGCACCCGCCAGGCGCACTCGACGACGGTCACCGTCGCGAGTCGCGGCGACCTCGCGGATGCGGCGGAGCGCGCGGGCGTGCTCGCCCTCATCGGCGCGGGGGCCGGCTCGGCGATCCCGGAGGCGGAGCTCCCGTGA